The region AGATATCCCTCATGACCAAATCTGGTTAATGCAGAAGTGACATTGACCCCTGTACCGGAAAAAGAATAGGTTAAGGTATTCGTTTGTGTTAACCGGTCATGCCCTGGAACCTCCAGGCGCATGACCACTTCACCAAATGCTGCTATTTTCTTACCCATGATTATCTACCAGCTTTTGAATTGTTGCATAGATTTCACGGACATCATCGGTATTCGTCTTCCCGGTTTCTTTATCAATAATGGACGAATACACATGGGGAATAATTTTTGGCACGTTTGCTTCCAAAGCTATACGAACAATTGGTTCAAGATTTTCCTTATTTATACCTCCAGTTGGCTCCAATGCGAATCCTTCTTCTCCGCAAATACGTGCCACTTCCCGGTATTCATCCTCATGGGCTAGTCCTTTCATTGGGAAATATTTTAATGCATTACCGCCCATGTCCCTAATCAGTGCGATTGCGGATTGAACTGGCACAATGGCTTGCTCCGTTTGCTCTGCACTAGCAGGACCAGTTGAAATATTCACATAGCCTGCTTTGCCTGTTGGCGATACGAGGGCGTTAATCCAGCTCTCTTTTTCTCCAAGGTTCGCCCTTGTC is a window of Lentibacillus daqui DNA encoding:
- the dagF gene encoding 2-dehydro-3-deoxy-phosphogluconate aldolase; the encoded protein is MSITTRFYKDRIALNVLANSVENAKEVYDAAEGHVLIGVLSKDYSTVDKAVEAMKAYGTEIEESVSIGLGAGDNRQAAVVAEIAKHYAGSHINQVFPSVGATRANLGEKESWINALVSPTGKAGYVNISTGPASAEQTEQAIVPVQSAIALIRDMGGNALKYFPMKGLAHEDEYREVARICGEEGFALEPTGGINKENLEPIVRIALEANVPKIIPHVYSSIIDKETGKTNTDDVREIYATIQKLVDNHG